The following are encoded in a window of Ricinus communis isolate WT05 ecotype wild-type chromosome 4, ASM1957865v1, whole genome shotgun sequence genomic DNA:
- the LOC8258695 gene encoding CRAL-TRIO domain-containing protein C3H8.02 isoform X1, protein MAFRSSHSLGRPLIAPTNLTKTPSRNCKFSIQNCSLDPSHSRKLVLEVKDKLEKEHHSLPVGQNGRDDEDMILWFLKDRKFSVEEAVAKLTKAIKWRQEFKVSELTEELVKSVADTGKSYVHGFLDVHGRPVLVVVASKHFPDVHDPVEDERLCVFLVEKALAKLPAGQTKILGVFDLRGFKTENSDLKFLTFVFDVFYYYYPKRLGEVLFVDAPFIFKPIWQLTKPLLKSYASMVRFCSVDTVRKEYFTEETVPPDFRD, encoded by the exons ATGGCGTTTCGCTCTTCCCACAGTTTAGGCCGTCCACTAATTGCTCCAACCAATCTAACAAAAACTCCCTCTCGAAACtgcaaattttcaattcagaaTTGCAGTTTAGACCCTAGTCATTCTCGAAAG CTAGTTTTAGAAGTGAAGGATAAGCTTGAAAAAGAACATCATAGTCTTCCAGTAGGCCAAAATGGCAGAGATGATGAAGACATGATCCTTTGGTTTCTAAAAGACAGGAAGTTTTCTGTTGAAGAAGCTGTTGCAAAATTGACTAAAGCCATT AAATGGCGTCAAGAATTTAAAGTCTCTGAATTGACTGAAGAGTTGGTGAAAAGTGTAGCTGACACTGGAAAATCCTATGTGCATGGATTTCTTGATGTCCATGGGAGACCAGTGCTTGTAGTGGTGGCGTCCAAGCACTTTCCTGAT GTGCATGATCCTGTTGAAGATGAGAGGCTATGTGTCTTTCTAGTAGAGAAGGCATTGGCGAAGCTCCCAGCAGGACAAACTAAAATACTTGGAGTATTTGATCTTAGGGGCTTTAAGACTGAAAATTCTGATCTCAAGTTCTTGACTTTCGTG TTTGATGTATTTTACTACTATTATCCGAAGCGGTTGGGTGAAGTCCTCTTTGTGGATGCTCCCTTCATATTTAAACCAATTTGGCAGTTAACCAAGCCCCTGTTAAAGTCGTATGCTTCTATG